From Woronichinia naegeliana WA131, the proteins below share one genomic window:
- a CDS encoding FkbM family methyltransferase: protein MAINTQKTMILKFKNLIYKMLSINIKQLLLFAVFVKDFLRPYIRHIKYQGFTLVYSKGTSLVEVNGNPTVRFGGVYEPRESLILANWLSEVRDKEPIFLDIGANIGLMSLNVLSSVPDTKIYAFEPGEHQNFLLGKTIQTNNLEQKITLYKQALSKESGKGLFAVHKTQDCSGDGLFDTLRAGEVNTIEVELNTLDDWWQSVGCPLVDVMKIDTEGAELWILQGGEKMIQSCKPKVLMEINATNLNPYPYSPHDILSWLNGIEYSLQSLSGIPVNADNLKSSLLDCENFKAIPFKS, encoded by the coding sequence ATGGCTATCAATACTCAAAAAACAATGATATTAAAGTTCAAAAATCTCATCTATAAAATGCTAAGTATAAACATTAAACAATTGTTATTGTTTGCTGTCTTTGTTAAGGACTTTTTAAGGCCCTACATTAGACACATTAAATATCAGGGATTTACACTTGTCTATTCAAAGGGGACTTCTCTCGTTGAAGTTAATGGAAATCCAACAGTTAGATTTGGTGGAGTTTATGAACCAAGAGAAAGTCTTATACTAGCTAATTGGCTATCGGAGGTTCGGGATAAGGAACCGATTTTTCTAGATATTGGAGCAAACATTGGACTGATGAGCCTAAATGTTTTATCCAGCGTCCCCGATACAAAAATATATGCTTTTGAGCCTGGAGAACACCAAAATTTTCTTTTAGGCAAAACTATTCAAACAAACAATCTTGAGCAAAAAATAACGTTGTACAAACAAGCATTAAGTAAAGAATCAGGCAAAGGATTATTTGCTGTTCATAAAACACAAGATTGTTCGGGAGATGGGCTTTTTGATACATTAAGAGCTGGTGAAGTAAATACTATAGAGGTTGAGTTAAATACACTTGATGATTGGTGGCAATCAGTTGGGTGTCCCCTCGTAGATGTTATGAAAATAGATACAGAAGGAGCAGAACTCTGGATTTTACAAGGAGGCGAAAAGATGATTCAATCCTGCAAGCCAAAGGTTTTAATGGAAATTAATGCTACCAACTTAAATCCTTATCCCTATTCTCCCCATGATATATTAAGCTGGCTTAATGGAATCGAATACTCTCTTCAGAGTTTATCAGGAATACCAGTTAATGCCGATAACCTGAAAAGCTCTCTTTTGGATTGCGAAAATTTTAAAGCTATTCCCTTTAAGTCTTAA
- a CDS encoding glycosyltransferase family 10, with the protein MTLVRIIKNWDYPDLLRQTPDSLGRWEQIQFTCDDVEEADYVIILNGSLCNLEVKCVPENIWIIVQEPPTNDVKNWHFIPNHCNKMFTSDESKVGKNYVHSHPALPWHVNKTYNELLSYSTPIKSQNISWITSNKTFYDGHKKRLLFMEKLKNILDFDLYGKGFKEIPDKWTALTPYKYSFAIENFSNQYYWSEKIADCFLSWTMPIYYGCKNITHYFPKESLIQIDIDSDTVIEDIKLALSEKRWEKSLDAISYARTLVLNNYQLFPFITSHIISSENRRGAFHKPQKVVIPNQLESLSNGSFNWANILKQFKI; encoded by the coding sequence ATGACTTTAGTTAGAATCATCAAAAACTGGGATTATCCAGATTTACTACGTCAAACTCCCGACTCTTTAGGAAGATGGGAGCAGATACAATTTACTTGTGATGATGTAGAGGAAGCTGATTATGTCATTATTCTAAACGGCTCGTTATGTAATCTAGAGGTGAAATGCGTCCCAGAAAATATTTGGATTATCGTACAAGAACCGCCAACTAACGATGTTAAAAACTGGCACTTTATTCCCAATCATTGCAACAAAATGTTTACTTCAGACGAAAGTAAAGTCGGAAAAAATTATGTTCATTCACATCCAGCATTGCCTTGGCACGTCAATAAAACATACAATGAATTATTATCTTACTCCACGCCTATAAAGAGTCAAAATATATCTTGGATTACGAGCAATAAAACATTTTATGATGGACACAAAAAAAGACTTCTATTTATGGAAAAGTTAAAAAATATTTTAGACTTTGATTTATATGGAAAAGGTTTTAAGGAAATTCCTGACAAATGGACAGCTCTTACCCCATATAAGTATTCATTTGCGATTGAGAACTTTAGTAATCAATATTATTGGAGTGAAAAAATAGCAGATTGCTTTCTCTCTTGGACAATGCCTATCTATTATGGGTGTAAAAATATTACTCATTATTTTCCTAAAGAATCTCTTATTCAAATTGATATCGATTCAGATACAGTAATTGAAGATATCAAACTAGCCTTGAGTGAGAAAAGATGGGAAAAAAGTTTAGATGCTATCTCTTACGCTAGGACTTTAGTTTTAAATAACTATCAATTATTTCCTTTTATTACGTCTCATATAATTAGCTCTGAGAACAGGAGAGGGGCGTTTCATAAACCCCAAAAAGTAGTTATCCCAAATCAACTTGA